Proteins from a single region of Paraglaciecola sp. T6c:
- a CDS encoding mandelate racemase/muconate lactonizing enzyme family protein, which yields MKITQVISHVLQYDLDEELGYSQQYYFKRTTHLVEIRTDIGVTGWGECFGGGNIALANKTIVEKVIQPMILGMNPLDREVIWHKAYNLMRDHGQKGMPIQSLSGIDIALWDIAGKIHNVPVYQLLGGAFREKIGVYGYGMMLQRVPDLEHRFELESAAILDKGFKAMKMKIGLGVEKDVRLVEAVRKSIGPDVPLMVDANHAYTTREAIPLGRELERLGVAWFEEPVAPEDLQGYRDLCEALDVNIAGGEGEFTVWGFRDLIKNRCVDILQPEVCGLGGITHYQKVLAMAQAHFVPVVNHVWGSAVAVATNMHLLAALPDFPGAAHPVQPMLEYDTTPNRFREELLVDSLEINEQVKRNDGFVALPKGPGLGIEPNLDFIKKYSVGY from the coding sequence TAGACGAAGAATTAGGGTATTCCCAGCAATATTATTTTAAGCGCACGACGCACCTAGTCGAGATCCGCACGGATATTGGCGTGACAGGTTGGGGGGAGTGTTTTGGCGGCGGCAATATTGCGCTAGCCAATAAAACCATTGTTGAGAAAGTGATTCAGCCGATGATATTGGGCATGAATCCACTAGATCGCGAAGTGATCTGGCACAAAGCTTATAACTTGATGCGTGACCACGGCCAAAAAGGCATGCCTATTCAATCTTTGTCAGGCATTGATATCGCGTTGTGGGACATCGCAGGTAAAATTCATAATGTTCCTGTTTATCAATTGCTTGGTGGTGCCTTTAGAGAGAAAATTGGTGTTTACGGTTATGGCATGATGTTACAGCGCGTACCGGATTTAGAGCACAGATTTGAGCTTGAAAGCGCCGCTATTTTAGACAAAGGTTTCAAAGCCATGAAAATGAAGATTGGCCTTGGGGTGGAAAAAGACGTGCGCTTAGTAGAAGCCGTGCGTAAATCCATTGGGCCAGATGTGCCATTAATGGTCGATGCCAATCATGCTTACACAACACGTGAAGCAATACCTTTAGGGCGCGAATTAGAGCGTCTAGGCGTCGCTTGGTTTGAAGAGCCTGTTGCACCAGAAGATTTACAAGGCTACCGCGATCTATGCGAGGCCCTTGATGTAAACATTGCCGGTGGTGAAGGGGAGTTCACTGTGTGGGGATTCCGAGATTTAATTAAAAATCGCTGCGTAGACATACTCCAACCAGAAGTGTGTGGCCTAGGCGGGATTACCCATTACCAAAAGGTACTGGCGATGGCTCAAGCTCATTTTGTGCCTGTTGTGAACCATGTTTGGGGGTCAGCTGTTGCGGTTGCCACTAATATGCATCTGTTGGCAGCATTGCCGGACTTCCCTGGAGCGGCCCACCCAGTCCAACCTATGCTCGAATATGACACGACCCCTAATCGCTTCCGTGAGGAGTTATTGGTCGACTCATTAGAGATAAACGAACAAGTGAAACGCAATGATGGTTTTGTTGCATTGCCTAAAGGCCCGGGTCTTGGGATTGAGCCAAACCTCGACTTCATTAAAAAATACTCAGTAGGGTATTAA